Proteins from one Mus pahari chromosome 10, PAHARI_EIJ_v1.1, whole genome shotgun sequence genomic window:
- the LOC110328089 gene encoding olfactory receptor 18-like: MRVSDDPGLQLILFGLFLSMYLVTVLGNLIIILAVNSDSNLHTPMYFFLCNLSLADICFISTTVPKMIVNIQTHSKEIIYVGCLTQMSFLILFGCMDGLLLTVMAYDRFVAVCHPLHYSLIMNPRLCGSLVCLSLLVSLVDSQAHNLIALQITYFKDVEISNFFCDPAQLLNLACFNTFINNIVIYFVGAISGLLPISGIFFSYYKIVFSILKIPSSGGRYKAFSTCGSHLSVVCLFYGTAIGVYLGSAVSHSPRSTAVASLMYTVVTPMLNPFIYSLRNKDIKRAVKRLHRRTL; the protein is encoded by the coding sequence ATGAGAGTCTCTGATGATCCAGGACTGCAGCTCATCCTCTTCGGGTTATTTCTGTCTATGTACCTGGTTACAGTGCTTGGTAACCTGATCATCATCCTGGCTGTCAACTCTGACTCCAACCTCCAtactcccatgtacttcttcctctgcAATCTGTCCTTGGCTGACATCTGTTTTATCTCTACCACAGTCCCAAAGATGATTGTGAACATCCAAACTCACAGCAAGGAGATAATCTATGTGGGATGCCTTACACAGATGTCATTTTTGATCCTTTTTGGATGTATGGATGGCTTGCTTCTGACTGTGATGGCCTATGATAGATTTGTAGCTGTCTGTCACCCACTGCATTACTCACTCATCATGAATCCTCGCCTCTGTGGCTCTTTAGTTTGTCTGTCTCTTTTGGTTAGTCTTGTGGATTCTCAGGCACACAATCTCATTGCCTTACAAATCACCTACTTCAAGGATGTAGAAATTTCCAATTTCTTCTGTGACCCTGCACAACTCCTTAATCTTGCCTGTTTTAACACATTCATTAATAACATAGTCATCTATTTTGTTGGTGCTATATCTGGTTTACTTCCTATATCTggaattttcttctcttattataaaattgttttctccATTCTGAAAATACCATCATCAGGTGGGAGGTATAAAGCCTTCTCTACCTGTGGGTCTCACCTGtcagttgtttgtttattttatggaaCAGCCATTGGAGTATATCTTGGTTCAGCTGTATCACATTCTCCCAGAAGTACTGCAGTGGCCTCACTGATGTACACTGTGGTCACTCCTATGCTAAATCCTTTCATCTATAGCCTGAGGAACAAGGACATTAAAAGAGCAGTGAAGAGACTCCACAGAAGAACATTGTAA